A single region of the Bacteroides luhongzhouii genome encodes:
- a CDS encoding TrkH family potassium uptake protein: MINSKMIFRILGFLLLIETAMLLCCGGVSLFYKENDLQSFLISSAITACIGVLLLAIGKDAVKSLNRRDGYVIVSAAWVTFSLFGMLPYYIGGYIPSITDAFFETMSGFSSTGATILNNIESMPHGILFWRAMTQWIGGLGIVFFTIAVLPIFGVGGIQVFAAEASGPTHDKVHPRIGITAKWIWGIYAGMTGTLIVLLAFGGMSVFDSICHAFTTTSTGGFSTKQASIEYYHSPYIDYVISTFMFLSGINFTLLLLMFNGKIKKFIHDAELKFYFLCVSFFTIFIAVWLHQTSSISIEEAFRKSLFQVISLQTSTGFATADYMLWPSILWGCLVIVMIIGACAGSTTGGIKCIRMVILLQVAKNEFKHILHPNAVLPVRINKQVISPSIQSTVLAFTFLYAVIVIISVLVMMGLGVGFLESIGTVISSIGNMGPGLGTCGPAFSWSELPDAAKWLLSFLMLLGRLELFTVLLLFTSDFWKKN, from the coding sequence ATGATTAACTCGAAGATGATATTCCGGATTCTGGGTTTTCTGCTTCTGATAGAAACAGCCATGCTGTTATGTTGTGGAGGGGTCTCTCTTTTCTATAAAGAGAACGACTTGCAGAGCTTCCTGATTTCATCAGCCATCACCGCCTGCATCGGGGTTTTGTTGCTCGCTATCGGGAAAGATGCAGTGAAATCCCTGAATCGCCGTGACGGATATGTCATAGTCAGTGCAGCATGGGTTACCTTTTCTCTTTTCGGAATGCTACCTTATTATATAGGAGGATATATCCCAAGTATCACGGATGCATTCTTTGAAACGATGTCCGGGTTCAGCAGCACGGGTGCCACTATTTTAAATAATATAGAGTCAATGCCTCATGGAATACTTTTCTGGCGGGCTATGACGCAATGGATAGGTGGTTTGGGTATTGTATTCTTCACCATCGCCGTTCTACCGATTTTCGGTGTGGGTGGAATTCAGGTGTTTGCAGCAGAAGCCAGCGGCCCTACTCATGACAAAGTACATCCCCGTATTGGTATCACTGCCAAATGGATTTGGGGGATTTACGCCGGAATGACGGGAACATTAATTGTCCTATTAGCATTTGGTGGTATGAGCGTATTCGATAGTATATGCCATGCTTTCACAACTACCAGCACTGGCGGATTTTCTACCAAACAAGCGAGTATTGAATATTATCACTCACCCTATATCGATTATGTAATCTCTACTTTCATGTTTCTTTCGGGTATCAACTTCACGCTATTACTGTTGATGTTCAATGGAAAAATAAAAAAGTTCATTCATGACGCAGAACTGAAATTCTATTTCTTGTGTGTTTCCTTTTTTACTATATTTATTGCAGTCTGGCTCCATCAGACTTCTTCTATCTCCATAGAAGAAGCGTTCCGTAAATCACTATTCCAAGTGATTTCCTTGCAAACTTCTACGGGATTTGCCACAGCCGATTATATGCTATGGCCTTCTATCCTTTGGGGATGTCTTGTAATAGTAATGATCATCGGAGCTTGTGCCGGCAGTACAACCGGAGGTATCAAATGTATTCGTATGGTTATTTTGCTTCAGGTTGCAAAAAACGAATTCAAGCATATTCTTCACCCTAATGCCGTGCTCCCGGTACGAATAAACAAGCAAGTCATTTCCCCTTCTATACAGTCTACCGTACTAGCTTTCACTTTCTTGTATGCGGTCATTGTTATTATCAGTGTACTTGTCATGATGGGCCTAGGAGTAGGCTTTTTGGAATCAATCGGAACAGTAATCTCAAGTATAGGCAATATGGGACCGGGACTCGGCACATGTGGTCCGGCCTTTTCATGGAGTGAACTGCCGGATGCTGCCAAATGGCTGCTCTCTTTTTTAATGCTCTTGGGACGTTTGGAGTTATTTACAGTATTACTACTTTTTACTTCCGACTTTTGGAAAAAAAATTAA
- the trkA gene encoding Trk system potassium transporter TrkA: MKIIIAGAGNVGTHLAKLLSREKQDIILMDDDEEKLSALSANFDLLTVAASPSSISGLKEVGVKEADLFIAVTPDESRNMTACMLATNLGAKKTVARIDNYEYLLPKNKEFFQKLGVDSLIYPEMLAAKEIVSSMRMSWVRQWWEFCGGSLILIGTKMREKAEILNIPLHQLGGPNIPYHVVAIKRGTETIIPRGDDVIKLHDIVYFTTTRKYIPYIRKIAGKEDYADVRNVMIMGGSRIAVRTAQYVPDYMQVKIVDNDLNRCNRLTELLDDKTMIINGDGRDMDLLIEEGLKNTEAFVALTGNSETNILACLAAKRMGVEKTVAEVENIDYIGMAESLDIGTVINKKMIAASHIYQMMLDADVSNVKCLTFANADVAEFTVPEGAKITKHLIKDLGLPKGTTIGGMIRNGEGILVTGDTQIRPGDHVVVFCLSMMIKKIEKFFN, from the coding sequence ATGAAGATTATTATTGCCGGTGCCGGCAACGTAGGCACCCATTTGGCCAAGCTGTTATCGCGCGAGAAGCAAGATATTATCTTGATGGATGATGACGAAGAGAAACTAAGTGCTCTTAGCGCCAACTTTGACTTGCTGACTGTTGCCGCTTCTCCTTCTTCCATCTCCGGATTGAAAGAAGTAGGCGTCAAAGAAGCCGACCTGTTTATCGCAGTCACACCGGACGAAAGCCGCAACATGACTGCCTGTATGCTGGCCACCAACCTGGGAGCTAAAAAGACAGTGGCGCGTATCGACAACTATGAATATCTTCTGCCTAAAAATAAAGAGTTTTTCCAGAAACTGGGAGTAGATTCTCTGATTTACCCGGAAATGCTGGCTGCTAAAGAAATCGTATCTTCCATGCGCATGAGCTGGGTACGCCAATGGTGGGAGTTCTGTGGAGGTTCGCTGATCCTGATTGGTACGAAGATGCGCGAAAAGGCTGAAATCCTGAATATACCGCTGCATCAGCTAGGCGGCCCCAACATTCCTTACCACGTAGTAGCTATCAAACGCGGAACGGAAACGATTATCCCTCGCGGAGACGATGTTATTAAATTGCATGACATTGTTTATTTCACCACTACCCGCAAATACATTCCTTATATACGTAAGATAGCCGGCAAAGAAGACTATGCCGACGTACGCAATGTAATGATTATGGGAGGTAGCCGTATCGCAGTCCGTACCGCACAATATGTGCCGGACTATATGCAGGTGAAAATAGTGGATAATGACCTGAACCGTTGCAACCGCCTGACAGAACTACTGGATGATAAGACAATGATTATCAACGGAGACGGTCGCGACATGGACCTGCTTATCGAAGAAGGTCTAAAGAATACCGAAGCATTTGTAGCCTTGACCGGCAACTCGGAAACGAATATTCTGGCCTGTCTCGCCGCCAAACGTATGGGAGTGGAAAAGACGGTGGCAGAAGTGGAGAATATCGACTATATCGGTATGGCAGAGAGTCTCGACATCGGCACGGTTATCAATAAAAAAATGATTGCTGCCAGCCACATCTACCAAATGATGCTGGATGCCGACGTGTCTAACGTGAAATGCCTGACTTTTGCCAATGCGGACGTTGCCGAATTCACTGTACCGGAAGGGGCTAAAATAACCAAACACCTGATTAAAGACCTGGGACTTCCCAAAGGCACCACCATCGGAGGAATGATCCGTAACGGAGAAGGTATCCTGGTGACAGGTGATACGCAAATCCGTCCCGGCGACCATGTAGTCGTATTCTGCCTAAGCATGATGATTAAAAAGATTGAGAAGTTCTTTAACTAA
- the dxs gene encoding 1-deoxy-D-xylulose-5-phosphate synthase, producing the protein MKNEPIYNLLNTINYPEDLRKLNVEQLPEVCGELRQDIIKELCCNPGHFAASLGTVELTVALHYVYNTPYDRIVWDVGHQAYGHKILTGRREAFSTNRKLGGIRPFPSPEESEYDTFTCGHASNSISAALGMAVAAARKGDAKRHVVAIIGDGSMSGGLAFEGLNNASATSNNLLIILNDNDMAIDRSVGGMKQYLFNLTTSNRYNQLRFKLSRMLFKLGILNEERRKALIRFGNSLKSMAAQQQNIFEGMNIRYFGPIDGHDVKNLARVLRDIKDMQGPKILHLHTIKGKGFGPAEKHATEWHAPGKFDPVTGERFIVNTEGMPPLFQDVFGNTLVELAEANPKIVGVTPAMPSGCSMNILMEKMPKRAFDVGIAEGHAVTFSGGMAKDGLQPFCNIYSSFMQRAHDNIIHDVAIQNLPVVLCLDRAGLVGEDGPTHHGAFDMACLRPIPNLTISSPMDEHELRRLMYTAQLPDKGPFVIRYPRGRGVLVDWKCPLEEIPVGKGRKLKEGSDLAVITIGPIGNIAARAITRAEADLGLSIAHYDLRFLKPLDEELLHEAGRKFQRILTIEDGIIRGGMGSAVLEFMADNEYKPTVKRIGIPNIFVEHGSVAELYQLCGMDEEGILTKIKEFIN; encoded by the coding sequence ATGAAGAATGAACCGATATATAACTTGCTAAATACGATCAACTATCCTGAAGACCTGCGAAAACTAAACGTGGAGCAACTGCCGGAAGTATGTGGTGAACTAAGGCAAGACATTATTAAAGAACTCTGCTGCAACCCCGGACATTTCGCAGCCAGCCTGGGGACCGTAGAACTGACCGTAGCTCTGCACTACGTCTATAATACACCTTATGACCGTATTGTATGGGACGTGGGACATCAGGCATACGGCCACAAAATTCTTACAGGGCGCCGTGAAGCATTTTCTACAAACAGGAAACTCGGAGGAATCCGCCCTTTCCCGTCTCCGGAAGAAAGTGAATATGATACTTTCACGTGCGGACACGCTTCCAATTCTATTTCTGCCGCTCTCGGTATGGCTGTCGCAGCCGCCCGGAAAGGAGACGCCAAACGCCATGTAGTAGCCATTATCGGCGACGGATCAATGAGTGGCGGACTGGCTTTTGAAGGACTGAACAATGCATCTGCCACGTCGAACAACCTGCTCATTATCCTGAATGACAATGATATGGCAATCGACCGCAGCGTAGGAGGCATGAAACAGTATCTTTTCAACCTGACAACTTCCAACCGCTATAATCAGTTACGTTTCAAGCTCTCGCGCATGCTGTTCAAGCTTGGCATTTTAAACGAAGAACGCCGCAAAGCGCTCATCCGTTTCGGAAATAGCCTGAAATCGATGGCTGCACAGCAACAGAATATTTTTGAAGGGATGAATATCCGTTACTTCGGCCCGATAGACGGACACGACGTAAAGAACCTGGCAAGAGTATTACGTGATATCAAAGATATGCAAGGACCTAAAATCCTGCATCTGCATACTATCAAAGGTAAAGGATTCGGACCGGCAGAGAAACACGCCACCGAATGGCATGCTCCCGGCAAATTCGATCCCGTCACCGGCGAACGTTTCATTGTCAACACCGAAGGAATGCCCCCGCTTTTCCAGGACGTATTCGGAAATACACTGGTGGAGCTTGCCGAAGCCAACCCGAAGATTGTCGGTGTCACTCCCGCCATGCCCAGCGGCTGTTCGATGAATATATTGATGGAGAAAATGCCAAAACGCGCTTTCGATGTCGGTATTGCCGAAGGACATGCAGTTACCTTCTCCGGAGGAATGGCAAAAGACGGACTGCAACCATTCTGCAATATCTATTCTTCTTTTATGCAACGGGCGCATGATAATATCATCCACGACGTAGCGATTCAGAATCTTCCTGTTGTTTTGTGTCTCGACCGCGCCGGACTGGTTGGCGAAGACGGTCCCACTCATCACGGGGCTTTTGATATGGCATGTTTACGTCCGATCCCTAATCTGACTATCAGTTCCCCCATGGATGAACACGAATTACGTCGTCTGATGTATACGGCACAATTGCCGGACAAGGGACCGTTCGTGATCCGTTATCCCCGTGGACGCGGCGTACTGGTGGACTGGAAATGTCCGCTGGAAGAAATTCCGGTAGGAAAAGGACGAAAACTGAAAGAGGGTAGCGACCTTGCAGTGATTACTATCGGACCGATAGGAAACATAGCCGCCCGTGCCATCACCCGGGCAGAAGCTGATTTAGGACTGTCCATCGCTCATTACGATTTACGATTCCTGAAACCACTGGATGAAGAGCTGTTGCACGAGGCAGGACGTAAATTCCAACGTATCCTGACCATCGAAGATGGAATTATCAGAGGCGGTATGGGTAGCGCTGTCCTCGAATTTATGGCAGACAACGAATACAAACCGACCGTGAAGCGTATCGGTATCCCTAACATATTTGTAGAACATGGTTCAGTTGCCGAACTGTACCAACTGTGCGGCATGGATGAAGAAGGAATTCTGACTAAAATAAAAGAATTTATCAATTGA
- a CDS encoding GSCFA domain-containing protein, whose amino-acid sequence MKRNEMMENRMNFQTSVELPAGMPSVSHADHILLMGSCFAENIGRQLMDAGFQLDLNPFGILYNPLSVSSALREIIRNKEYNEQDLFAYKDLWHSPMHHGSFSAFTPEETLHTINSRLHHAYKKLPELNWLMVTMGTAYVYKQKESGQVVANCHQLPESHFLRYRLTVEEIVEDYTALITEMAARNPKLKWLFTVSPIRHIRDGMHANQLSKSTLLLAIDRLQQLFPERVFYFPSYEIILDELRDYRFYADDMLHPSPLAIRYLWERFSETFFSAETKKVIVAVQDIRRDLAHKPFHPESEAYQRFLGQIVLKIERLIGKYPYLDFQKETELCHMRLNP is encoded by the coding sequence ATGAAACGTAATGAAATGATGGAAAATCGTATGAACTTTCAAACATCTGTAGAATTACCTGCCGGGATGCCATCTGTCAGTCATGCAGACCATATTCTTCTGATGGGGTCCTGTTTTGCGGAAAATATCGGACGGCAATTGATGGATGCCGGATTTCAACTGGACCTGAATCCTTTTGGTATTCTTTATAATCCTTTATCCGTCTCATCTGCTTTGAGGGAGATTATAAGGAATAAGGAATACAACGAACAAGATTTGTTTGCCTACAAAGATTTATGGCATAGCCCGATGCATCATGGCTCTTTTTCGGCTTTTACGCCCGAAGAGACATTGCATACAATAAATTCACGCCTTCACCATGCTTATAAGAAACTGCCGGAGTTGAACTGGCTGATGGTGACAATGGGGACTGCCTATGTTTATAAACAAAAGGAGAGTGGACAAGTGGTAGCCAATTGCCATCAGTTGCCGGAAAGTCATTTCTTGCGTTACCGGCTAACTGTTGAAGAAATTGTAGAAGATTATACAGCACTCATCACCGAAATGGCCGCCCGGAATCCGAAACTAAAATGGCTGTTTACAGTCAGCCCGATCCGTCATATACGCGACGGGATGCATGCCAACCAATTAAGCAAATCGACTCTGCTGCTCGCCATCGACCGATTGCAACAACTGTTCCCGGAGCGAGTGTTCTATTTCCCCTCTTATGAAATCATATTAGACGAATTACGTGATTATCGTTTCTATGCCGACGACATGTTGCATCCGTCTCCTTTGGCGATTCGTTACCTCTGGGAACGCTTCTCCGAAACCTTCTTTTCTGCTGAAACAAAGAAGGTTATCGTAGCTGTGCAAGACATCCGCCGGGACTTGGCGCACAAGCCTTTTCATCCCGAGTCAGAGGCGTATCAACGCTTTTTAGGACAAATAGTGTTAAAAATAGAACGACTTATCGGAAAATACCCGTACTTAGATTTTCAAAAAGAAACAGAACTATGTCATATGCGATTGAATCCATAG
- a CDS encoding bifunctional UDP-N-acetylmuramoyl-tripeptide:D-alanyl-D-alanine ligase/alanine racemase — protein sequence MSYAIESIAKSIGARRVGKHKATIDWLLTDSRSLSFPEETLFFALTTKRNSGARYIPDLYDRGVRNFVITEEDFKLIENGELRMESSMQHDGAQPTINSQLSTINFLIVPNPLKALQKLAEAHRDKFKIPVIGITGSNGKTIVKEWLHQLLSPDRCIVRSPRSYNSQIGVPLSVWQLSEEAELGIFEAGISEMGEMGALKRMIKPSIGILTNIGGAHQENFFSLQEKCMEKLTLFKDCDVVIYNGDNELISNCVAKSMLTAREIAWSRTDIERPLYISRVTKKEDHTVISYRYLEMDNTFCIPFIDDASIENVLNCLAACLYLMTPADQITERMARLEPIAMRLEVKEGKNNCVLINDSYNSDLASLDIALDFLVRRSEKKGLKRTLILSDILETGQSTATLYRRVSQLVQSKGINKLIGVGQEISSCSARFDDDLERYFFPNTEALLASDIFKSLHSEVILVKGSRVFNFDLVSEALELKVHETILEVNLGAMVANLNHYRSMLRHPETKVICMVKASAYGAGSYEIAKSLQEHHVDYLAVAVADEGSELRKAGITASIIIMDPELTAFKTMFDYKLEPEVYNFHLLDALIKAAEKEGITNFPIHVKLDTGMHRLGFAVEDIPLLIRRLKNQSAVIPRSVFSHFVGSDSSQFDGFTRGQIELFEKGSQELQAAFSHKILRHICNTAGIERFPEAQFDMVRLGIGLYGVSPIDNSIIHNVSTLKTTILQIRDVPQDDTVGYSRMGHLVRPSRIAAIPIGYADGLNRHLGRGNAYCLVNGKKAPYVGNICMDVCMIDVTDIDCREGDQAIIFGDDLPITVLSDKLDTIPYEVLTSISTRVKRVYYQD from the coding sequence ATGTCATATGCGATTGAATCCATAGCCAAAAGTATCGGTGCCCGCCGTGTGGGCAAACATAAAGCGACTATTGATTGGCTGTTAACAGACAGCCGCTCTTTGAGTTTTCCGGAAGAAACTCTTTTTTTTGCTTTAACTACCAAACGAAACAGCGGAGCCCGTTATATTCCCGATTTATACGACCGGGGCGTGCGTAATTTTGTAATTACGGAAGAAGACTTTAAATTAATTGAGAATGGAGAGTTGAGAATGGAGAGCTCTATGCAGCATGATGGTGCGCAGCCAACTATCAATTCTCAACTATCGACTATCAATTTTCTTATCGTTCCCAATCCTCTGAAAGCTTTGCAGAAGCTTGCCGAAGCACATCGTGATAAATTTAAAATCCCTGTGATCGGTATCACCGGCAGCAATGGAAAAACCATTGTGAAAGAGTGGTTGCATCAGTTACTTAGCCCGGATCGTTGCATCGTTCGTTCTCCACGCAGCTATAATTCGCAGATCGGAGTCCCACTTTCTGTGTGGCAACTTTCTGAAGAAGCCGAACTGGGTATTTTCGAAGCCGGCATTTCCGAGATGGGAGAGATGGGAGCTTTGAAACGAATGATTAAGCCTTCCATTGGTATTCTGACCAATATCGGTGGTGCTCATCAGGAAAACTTCTTCTCCTTGCAAGAGAAATGTATGGAAAAGCTGACGCTTTTCAAAGACTGTGATGTCGTGATTTACAACGGCGATAACGAGTTAATCAGCAATTGTGTCGCAAAATCAATGCTGACGGCGCGTGAGATTGCCTGGAGCCGTACCGACATTGAACGTCCGTTGTATATCAGCCGTGTGACCAAGAAAGAAGATCATACCGTCATATCCTATCGTTATCTGGAGATGGATAATACTTTCTGTATCCCTTTCATTGATGACGCTTCTATTGAGAATGTACTGAATTGCCTGGCAGCTTGTCTTTACCTGATGACACCTGCCGACCAGATAACCGAGCGGATGGCCCGTCTCGAACCGATTGCTATGCGTCTGGAAGTGAAAGAAGGAAAGAATAACTGTGTATTGATTAATGATAGCTATAATTCAGACTTGGCATCATTGGATATTGCTCTCGATTTCCTTGTACGCCGCTCGGAAAAGAAAGGCTTGAAACGGACGCTTATCCTGTCGGATATACTGGAAACCGGACAAAGTACCGCTACGCTTTATCGACGTGTGTCGCAATTGGTACAGAGCAAAGGTATCAATAAACTGATTGGCGTAGGGCAGGAGATATCTTCTTGTTCCGCCCGTTTTGATGATGATCTCGAACGCTACTTCTTCCCTAATACAGAAGCACTCCTTGCATCCGATATATTCAAGTCACTTCATTCGGAAGTAATCTTGGTGAAAGGTTCCCGTGTGTTCAACTTTGATTTGGTATCCGAAGCCCTCGAATTGAAGGTACATGAAACCATTCTCGAAGTAAATCTCGGAGCGATGGTAGCCAATCTAAACCATTACCGTTCTATGCTCCGTCATCCGGAGACAAAGGTGATCTGTATGGTGAAAGCATCAGCTTACGGAGCCGGTTCATATGAAATAGCCAAGAGTTTACAGGAACACCATGTCGATTATCTGGCCGTAGCCGTTGCCGACGAAGGTTCCGAACTCCGCAAGGCAGGTATTACCGCTTCTATTATCATTATGGACCCGGAACTTACTGCATTTAAAACCATGTTTGATTATAAGCTGGAACCGGAAGTTTATAATTTCCATCTGCTCGACGCACTTATCAAAGCTGCGGAAAAAGAAGGAATCACCAACTTCCCCATTCACGTGAAACTCGATACGGGTATGCACCGACTCGGCTTTGCGGTGGAGGATATTCCATTGCTTATCCGTCGACTGAAGAATCAGAGCGCGGTGATTCCCCGTTCAGTATTCTCTCATTTTGTGGGAAGTGATTCGTCGCAGTTCGACGGTTTCACCCGCGGACAGATTGAATTGTTCGAGAAAGGCTCGCAAGAATTACAGGCCGCTTTCTCTCATAAGATTCTCCGTCATATCTGTAATACGGCAGGAATCGAGCGTTTTCCCGAAGCACAGTTCGATATGGTGCGCTTGGGAATCGGACTTTATGGAGTTAGCCCGATAGACAATTCGATTATACACAATGTAAGTACGCTCAAAACCACCATCCTTCAGATTCGGGATGTTCCTCAAGATGACACAGTAGGATATAGCCGGATGGGACATTTGGTACGCCCTTCCCGCATTGCTGCTATTCCTATCGGTTATGCGGATGGACTGAACCGTCACTTGGGACGCGGCAACGCCTATTGCCTGGTGAACGGAAAGAAAGCTCCTTATGTCGGGAATATCTGTATGGACGTCTGCATGATCGATGTGACGGATATTGATTGTCGGGAAGGCGATCAGGCTATCATCTTCGGCGATGATCTGCCGATTACGGTGTTGTCCGATAAGCTGGATACGATCCCTTATGAAGTGCTGACAAGTATATCGACACGGGTGAAGCGGGTATATTATCAGGATTAG
- the tatA gene encoding twin-arginine translocase TatA/TatE family subunit produces MTNLLLLGFLPSGSEWIIIALVILLLFGGKKIPELMRGLGKGVKSFKDGVNEAKDEINKAKDELDKPVDPSKN; encoded by the coding sequence ATGACAAACTTATTATTGTTAGGCTTTTTGCCTAGTGGTTCCGAATGGATTATTATTGCTTTGGTTATCCTTCTTCTTTTTGGTGGAAAGAAAATTCCTGAACTGATGCGCGGATTAGGCAAAGGCGTAAAGAGCTTCAAAGACGGTGTGAATGAAGCGAAAGATGAAATAAACAAGGCAAAAGACGAGTTGGACAAACCTGTAGATCCTTCTAAGAACTAA
- the tatC gene encoding twin-arginine translocase subunit TatC gives MAEMTFWDHLDELRKVLFRVVGAWFVLAIGYFIAMPYLFDHVILAPCHNDFIFYDLLRHIGKTFDLTDDFFTQQFYVKLVNINLAAPFFIHMSTAFWMSVVTAMPYIFFEIWRFINPALYPNERKGVRKALTIGTLMFFIGVLLGYFMVYPLTLRFLSTYQLSSEVENILSLNSYIDNFMMLILCMGLAFELPLVTWLLSLMGVVNKSFLRKYRRHAVVIIVIAAAIITPTGDPFTLSVVAIPLYLLYEMSILMIKDKKKTEEEVEDEAGDEVALSEE, from the coding sequence ATGGCAGAAATGACCTTTTGGGATCATTTGGACGAATTGCGTAAGGTACTTTTTCGAGTAGTTGGAGCTTGGTTTGTATTGGCGATAGGCTATTTTATTGCTATGCCCTACCTCTTCGACCATGTAATACTTGCGCCTTGCCACAATGATTTCATATTCTACGATTTATTACGGCATATCGGTAAAACATTTGATTTGACTGATGACTTCTTCACGCAACAATTTTATGTGAAGCTGGTCAATATCAACTTGGCTGCTCCTTTCTTTATTCACATGTCGACTGCATTTTGGATGTCGGTAGTGACGGCTATGCCTTATATCTTTTTTGAAATATGGCGTTTCATCAATCCCGCCCTCTATCCGAATGAGAGAAAGGGCGTGCGTAAAGCATTGACTATCGGAACATTGATGTTCTTCATCGGTGTACTGCTAGGTTACTTTATGGTTTATCCGCTGACTCTCCGTTTCCTTTCTACTTATCAGTTGAGTTCGGAAGTGGAGAATATCCTGTCGCTCAATTCTTATATCGACAATTTTATGATGCTGATTCTCTGCATGGGATTGGCTTTTGAACTTCCATTGGTTACATGGCTGCTTTCTTTAATGGGAGTGGTCAACAAGTCCTTCCTGCGGAAATACCGCCGTCATGCGGTTGTCATTATAGTGATAGCAGCTGCTATTATTACTCCGACAGGAGACCCGTTCACCTTGAGTGTTGTAGCTATTCCACTTTATCTGTTGTACGAGATGAGTATTTTGATGATAAAGGACAAGAAGAAAACAGAAGAGGAAGTTGAAGATGAAGCTGGAGATGAAGTTGCCCTGTCCGAAGAGTGA